From Candidatus Kryptonium sp., the proteins below share one genomic window:
- a CDS encoding glycosyltransferase codes for MKIIIVGPAYPYRGGIAHFTGLLYKNLVMKNNEVKIFNFKRLYPKFLFPGKTQFESSTTTEKIESERIIDSINPLNWIFTAIKIVKQKPEIVIFKYWLPFFAPCYGVISAILKIFSSSEIVFICHNITPHEKFPFGNLLTKFAFLFADRFIVQSDAVEKDLLKLKPSANYKKVFHPIYEIFGEAIDKDEARKILGIRPNEKVLLFFGYIRPYKGLDILLKSVKFIVSKFQVKVFVVGEFYENPEKYFKLVEEEGIGDFVVFVNEYVPNDDVKIYFSACDLVVLPYLSATQSGIVQIAYNFNKPVVATNVGGLPEVVYDGLTGFIVDPSPEKIAEAVVKFFNENLGEFFSKNIEAEKKRFSWENFVNALLASRTHPS; via the coding sequence ATGAAGATAATCATCGTCGGACCTGCCTATCCATATCGTGGTGGAATTGCGCACTTCACTGGATTACTTTACAAGAATCTCGTGATGAAAAATAACGAGGTAAAAATTTTCAACTTCAAACGATTATATCCGAAATTTCTCTTCCCTGGGAAAACGCAATTTGAGAGCTCAACCACAACAGAGAAAATTGAAAGCGAGCGAATAATTGATTCAATTAATCCATTAAATTGGATCTTCACCGCTATAAAAATCGTTAAACAAAAACCAGAGATTGTGATCTTCAAATACTGGCTTCCGTTTTTTGCTCCCTGCTACGGAGTTATATCAGCGATCCTAAAAATTTTCTCAAGCTCAGAAATAGTTTTCATTTGCCACAACATCACCCCGCATGAAAAATTCCCTTTTGGAAACCTGCTGACGAAGTTCGCTTTTTTATTCGCCGATCGCTTCATCGTACAATCAGATGCAGTTGAGAAGGATCTACTTAAGCTAAAACCATCAGCAAATTACAAAAAAGTTTTTCACCCGATTTACGAAATTTTTGGCGAAGCGATTGATAAAGATGAAGCGAGAAAGATTCTTGGCATCAGACCGAATGAAAAAGTTCTCCTGTTCTTTGGCTACATAAGACCCTACAAAGGGCTTGACATACTTTTAAAATCTGTAAAATTTATCGTGAGCAAATTTCAAGTTAAGGTTTTCGTTGTCGGTGAGTTTTACGAAAATCCGGAAAAGTATTTCAAATTAGTTGAAGAGGAAGGAATTGGTGATTTTGTTGTTTTCGTAAATGAATATGTCCCAAACGATGATGTGAAAATCTATTTTTCCGCTTGCGATCTTGTCGTTTTGCCGTATCTTTCTGCAACTCAAAGCGGCATTGTCCAAATTGCCTATAACTTCAACAAACCTGTCGTTGCGACAAATGTTGGTGGGCTCCCGGAAGTTGTGTATGATGGTTTAACAGGTTTCATCGTTGACCCATCACCTGAAAAAATAGCTGAAGCAGTTGTTAAGTTCTTTAATGAAAATCTTGGTGAATTCTTCTCAAAAAACATTGAAGCAGAAAAGAAGAGATTTTCTTGGGAAAACTTTGTTAATGCTCTTCTCGCTTCACGAACCCACCCTTCATAG
- a CDS encoding septum formation initiator family protein produces the protein MRKFLSNPVNLIFISIVIALLFYLVFAEKGLIKRVKLEIELKKLKKEIEKIENENASLREKIHKLETDPKEIERIAREKYGMAKEGEEVFIIKEK, from the coding sequence ATGAGAAAATTTTTATCAAACCCTGTGAATTTAATTTTCATTAGCATCGTAATTGCACTTTTATTTTATCTCGTCTTCGCTGAAAAGGGACTTATAAAGCGTGTGAAACTTGAAATTGAGCTGAAAAAACTCAAAAAAGAAATTGAGAAAATTGAAAACGAAAACGCATCATTGAGGGAAAAAATTCACAAACTTGAGACAGATCCGAAGGAAATTGAAAGAATCGCTCGTGAAAAATACGGCATGGCAAAAGAAGGCGAGGAAGTTTTCATAATAAAAGAAAAATAA
- the sdhD gene encoding succinate dehydrogenase, hydrophobic membrane anchor protein → MSFRYYGSRKSGSIGWLLQRITGVFLIFAMVGHYVLMHYTPEVGHSYDQSVARLSNIYWKVFYLTFVTLGLWHGLNGVWSILRDFKMKHWVAVTLYGIIIVSGIAFWVLGVTTALKF, encoded by the coding sequence ATGTCCTTTAGGTATTACGGTTCAAGAAAAAGTGGTTCAATCGGGTGGCTTCTTCAGAGGATAACAGGTGTATTTCTAATTTTCGCGATGGTAGGGCATTATGTCTTGATGCATTATACTCCGGAAGTAGGGCATTCGTATGATCAGTCTGTCGCAAGGCTTTCTAATATATATTGGAAAGTATTTTATCTTACTTTTGTAACTTTAGGTTTGTGGCATGGATTAAATGGCGTGTGGTCAATTTTGAGAGATTTTAAAATGAAGCATTGGGTTGCAGTAACTCTTTACGGAATAATTATCGTATCGGGAATTGCTTTTTGGGTTCTTGGTGTAACCACTGCTTTGAAATTTTAG
- the sdhC gene encoding succinate dehydrogenase, cytochrome b556 subunit: MKLKKTNEGYFKLVASYKKEAGGWAWIIHRISGIALTAYLYVHIYALSALAKGKEAFDAEMALFKKPVFKFLEWVLFAFVLAHTLNGIRIVLVDFGKGAYYHKKAFAYLTAIGIIAFLVMGYFIFSQEINQLFAGLI, from the coding sequence ATGAAGCTTAAGAAAACAAATGAAGGATACTTCAAACTTGTAGCCTCCTACAAGAAAGAAGCTGGGGGATGGGCTTGGATAATTCACCGAATCTCTGGAATTGCCTTAACAGCTTATCTTTATGTTCATATCTACGCTCTTTCAGCTCTTGCGAAGGGAAAAGAAGCTTTTGATGCGGAGATGGCTTTGTTTAAAAAACCAGTTTTCAAATTCCTTGAGTGGGTGCTGTTTGCGTTCGTTCTTGCTCACACTTTGAATGGGATCAGGATTGTTCTTGTTGATTTCGGGAAAGGAGCGTATTATCATAAAAAGGCGTTCGCTTACCTTACAGCAATTGGGATAATTGCATTTCTTGTGATGGGTTATTTCATATTCAGTCAAGAAATTAATCAGCTCTTTGCTGGCTTAATTTAA
- a CDS encoding succinate dehydrogenase iron-sulfur subunit, with protein MKVTFRIFRFNPETDEKPYYKDYEVEADPKDRVVDVLHYIKNEIDGTLTFRRSCLHGICGSDGMRINGKNMLACSILLQDLGYSDKDKTYKKPIVVEPLPGMPIIKDLVTDFTDFWKKYEAVKPYLITKTPPPERERLQRPEDAELLMEASKCILCACCTTSCPSTWSNDNYLGPAALLKAYRFIFDTRDEATDERLDIIDTPDGIWRCHTIFHCVQACPKEINITWHISQLKKKLVEREI; from the coding sequence ATGAAGGTAACCTTCAGAATTTTCAGATTTAATCCTGAAACGGACGAAAAACCTTATTACAAAGATTATGAAGTTGAAGCGGATCCCAAAGATCGCGTCGTTGATGTCCTCCACTACATAAAAAATGAAATTGATGGAACTTTGACATTTCGTCGCTCTTGTCTTCATGGGATTTGTGGTTCAGATGGGATGAGGATAAACGGGAAAAATATGCTTGCTTGTTCAATTCTTTTACAAGACCTTGGTTATTCAGACAAGGATAAAACTTATAAAAAGCCGATAGTCGTTGAACCATTGCCAGGAATGCCAATTATAAAGGATCTCGTTACTGATTTTACAGATTTCTGGAAAAAATACGAAGCTGTTAAACCGTATCTTATTACCAAAACTCCTCCACCTGAAAGAGAGCGATTGCAAAGGCCTGAAGATGCTGAGCTTCTTATGGAAGCATCAAAATGTATTCTTTGCGCTTGTTGCACTACAAGCTGTCCGTCAACTTGGTCAAACGATAATTATCTTGGACCTGCTGCGCTCCTGAAAGCATATAGATTTATCTTTGATACAAGAGATGAAGCAACTGATGAACGACTTGACATAATTGACACTCCTGATGGCATATGGCGCTGTCATACTATCTTTCATTGCGTTCAAGCATGTCCAAAAGAGATTAACATCACTTGGCACATTTCTCAACTTAAGAAAAAGCTTGTGGAAAGGGAAATTTGA
- a CDS encoding replication-associated recombination protein A: MNDEKILPPLADRIRPTRIEEFVGQRHIIGEGKPLRVMIETGEIQSMILWGPPGSGKTTLARIIAEKVNAEFFQINAVLSGTKELKEIIDKAEKNLKYYGKRTILFIDEIHRFNKAQQSVLLNSVEEGVIILIGATTENPSFEIISPLLSRCQVFVLEPLGVNELNAILERALMKDEVLSKFKIKIEDKDLLFLYSGGDARVMLNALEIALKLAKPKSQDEIFLTKEIISEAFQRRHFKYDKAGEEHYNLISAFIKSVRGSDPDAAVYWLARMLIAGEDPKFIARRMIILASEDIGNAEPYALTLATSCFTAVDYVGMPEARIILAQVATYLASCPKSNSAYLAIEKAIEDAQKYPDLPVPLHLRNAPTKLMEELGYGKDYKYSHDFPEHFIEQQFLPDELKDKIYYEPTELGREKILKERLESLWRKRKENKKIKK, from the coding sequence ATGAATGATGAAAAAATCCTCCCACCACTTGCGGACAGAATAAGACCAACGAGGATTGAAGAATTCGTCGGCCAAAGACATATCATCGGCGAGGGGAAACCTTTACGAGTTATGATTGAAACTGGTGAGATTCAATCTATGATCCTTTGGGGTCCTCCGGGCTCTGGCAAAACAACTCTTGCGAGAATCATCGCTGAAAAAGTTAATGCTGAATTTTTTCAGATAAACGCCGTTTTATCAGGAACAAAAGAATTAAAAGAAATAATTGACAAAGCTGAAAAAAATCTGAAATATTACGGAAAGAGGACAATTCTTTTTATTGACGAGATCCATAGGTTCAACAAGGCACAACAAAGCGTTCTATTAAACAGCGTTGAGGAAGGTGTAATAATACTCATCGGAGCGACAACCGAAAATCCATCTTTTGAAATAATATCGCCTCTTCTATCAAGATGTCAAGTTTTCGTCCTTGAACCACTCGGTGTAAATGAGCTCAACGCAATCCTTGAACGAGCATTAATGAAAGATGAGGTCCTATCAAAATTTAAAATCAAAATTGAGGACAAGGATCTTTTGTTTCTTTATTCTGGAGGAGATGCTCGTGTGATGTTGAACGCACTTGAGATCGCATTAAAACTTGCAAAGCCAAAATCGCAAGATGAAATTTTTTTGACAAAAGAAATTATTTCTGAGGCATTTCAGCGCAGACATTTCAAATACGACAAAGCGGGCGAAGAGCATTACAATTTAATTTCTGCTTTCATTAAAAGTGTTCGTGGTAGTGATCCTGACGCAGCGGTTTATTGGCTTGCGAGGATGTTGATTGCTGGCGAGGACCCGAAATTTATCGCAAGAAGAATGATAATTTTAGCAAGCGAGGACATCGGAAACGCAGAACCTTATGCTTTGACCCTTGCAACAAGTTGTTTCACTGCTGTTGACTATGTTGGAATGCCAGAGGCAAGAATAATTCTTGCGCAAGTTGCAACCTATCTTGCAAGTTGCCCCAAAAGTAATTCTGCTTATCTTGCGATTGAAAAAGCAATTGAAGATGCACAAAAATATCCCGACCTTCCCGTCCCTCTCCACTTACGAAATGCGCCAACCAAGCTAATGGAAGAGCTTGGCTACGGAAAAGATTATAAATACAGCCACGATTTCCCTGAGCATTTCATTGAACAGCAATTTTTGCCTGATGAACTAAAAGATAAAATCTATTACGAACCAACAGAACTCGGCAGAGAAAAAATTTTAAAAGAACGACTTGAAAGTTTATGGCGCAAACGAAAAGAAAATAAAAAAATTAAAAAATGA
- a CDS encoding ROK family protein yields MKKLVIGVDLGGTFIKAGIVDETGNIIIEDSIPTEAEKGPSHVIEQISKIVLKLSENYDDDQIIGVGIGAPGQVDPQGGVKYPPNFPGWTVVYLAKEVEKRTSLRAIVDNDANVAAIGEAKFGAGKEHPNFIMVTLGTGIGGGIIIGRKIYRGPTGGAGEIGHVSINFEGPKCNCGNYGCVEAYVGQKYLSSWVAKELERNPNSKIIEIVNGDLSKIEPHIISIAAEQGDEFAINVWKKAGFYVGVMLASVMNLFDINVAIVGGGVAKAGKILFDAMNETVKSRALKPIAEKAIVIPAQLGNKAGVLGAGALAFEELV; encoded by the coding sequence ATGAAAAAACTTGTAATTGGTGTTGACCTCGGCGGAACATTTATCAAAGCTGGAATAGTTGATGAGACCGGAAACATCATCATTGAAGATTCAATCCCAACGGAAGCAGAAAAAGGACCTTCTCATGTAATTGAACAAATTTCAAAAATCGTTTTGAAACTTTCTGAAAACTACGACGATGATCAAATCATAGGTGTTGGGATCGGAGCACCAGGTCAAGTTGATCCACAGGGCGGAGTTAAATATCCACCAAATTTCCCAGGTTGGACGGTCGTCTATCTTGCGAAAGAAGTTGAGAAGAGAACTTCTTTAAGGGCGATCGTTGACAATGACGCAAATGTCGCTGCGATAGGCGAAGCAAAGTTCGGCGCTGGAAAGGAACATCCAAATTTTATAATGGTCACGCTCGGAACTGGAATAGGTGGTGGAATTATAATTGGTAGGAAAATTTATCGCGGTCCAACTGGTGGAGCTGGAGAAATCGGACATGTATCAATCAACTTTGAAGGTCCAAAATGTAATTGCGGAAACTATGGCTGTGTTGAAGCTTATGTCGGACAGAAATATCTATCATCGTGGGTTGCAAAGGAACTTGAAAGAAATCCAAATTCAAAAATAATAGAAATTGTAAACGGAGACCTTTCAAAAATTGAGCCACATATAATTTCTATTGCTGCTGAACAAGGGGATGAATTTGCGATAAATGTATGGAAAAAAGCTGGTTTTTATGTCGGGGTTATGCTTGCTTCTGTGATGAACCTCTTTGATATAAATGTTGCGATCGTCGGCGGTGGGGTTGCTAAAGCTGGAAAAATTTTATTTGACGCAATGAACGAAACTGTTAAGTCAAGAGCATTGAAACCAATCGCAGAAAAAGCGATTGTAATTCCAGCACAACTTGGAAACAAAGCTGGAGTACTTGGCGCAGGAGCTTTGGCTTTTGAAGAGCTCGTGTAA
- a CDS encoding DUF2851 family protein, whose amino-acid sequence MTDWNFAHRLANLDNHGNEKMDLNHLGEQWLYVKIQRMRNLLKIAEPDEALYREIMLSLGYPKNKIQFLELALLLPFRVIKDLKEEEKIKTALLYRAGFSDVKKGLPEDFDFSLRMDKSVWEFKKIRPANFPNKRIIKISQFLSEMTSTGLVKFFVEKIKKEMKNLKNPKEAKECVIRIMDIKGIGIDRKREMFFNIIMPFTMAYLENKEPETIEFLNRIFELHPPLSENTTTRKFKKLVGEKTYLKINSSAKTYFGIHHYIKNTQN is encoded by the coding sequence ATGACCGATTGGAACTTCGCTCATCGTCTTGCTAATCTTGACAACCATGGCAATGAAAAAATGGATCTAAATCATCTCGGTGAACAATGGCTTTATGTTAAAATTCAACGCATGCGAAATCTTCTGAAAATTGCCGAACCAGATGAAGCTCTTTATCGCGAGATCATGCTTTCGCTCGGCTATCCGAAAAATAAAATTCAATTTTTAGAACTCGCACTGCTTCTCCCTTTCAGAGTGATAAAAGATCTAAAAGAAGAAGAAAAAATAAAAACCGCTTTGCTTTATAGAGCTGGATTCAGCGATGTGAAAAAAGGACTGCCCGAGGATTTTGATTTCTCCCTGAGAATGGATAAATCCGTCTGGGAATTTAAAAAAATACGCCCCGCAAATTTTCCAAATAAAAGAATAATAAAAATTTCCCAATTCCTCTCGGAGATGACATCAACAGGTTTAGTTAAGTTTTTCGTTGAAAAAATCAAAAAAGAAATGAAAAATCTGAAAAACCCTAAAGAAGCGAAGGAATGTGTAATCAGGATAATGGACATAAAAGGCATCGGCATTGACAGAAAAAGAGAAATGTTTTTCAACATCATTATGCCATTTACTATGGCATATCTTGAAAATAAAGAACCTGAAACTATTGAATTTTTAAATAGAATTTTTGAACTTCACCCACCGCTTTCGGAAAACACCACAACGAGAAAATTTAAAAAATTGGTCGGCGAAAAAACTTACCTTAAAATCAATTCCTCCGCAAAAACTTACTTCGGCATTCATCACTATATCAAAAACACCCAAAATTAA
- the sdhA gene encoding succinate dehydrogenase flavoprotein subunit, whose protein sequence is MIHQFDAVIVGAGGAGLRAALEIPEGYSCAVLTKVYPTRSHTGTAQGGVCAALGNEEEDSWEYHFFDTVKGSDFLGDQDAIEIMCYDAIRAIIELEHMGMPFSRNEKGLIAQRPFGGHTKPKDPNNPFGERVPVKRACFSADRTGHVMLQTLYENCVKRGVQFFPEFFVTDLIVQDNIVRGVVAIEIPTGEIHIFHAKAVMFATGGYGRVYRITSNAVVGTGDGFAIAYRRGIPLEDMEFVQFHPTGLWRLGILVSEAARGEGGILRNKDGERFMERYAPTIKDLAPRDVVSRAMYTEIREGRGIQGPDGTYYLLLDLTHLGAEVINKKIPEITGFARIYLGVDPLREPIPVQPTTHYAMGGIPTNVDAEVVIDDKGTKIEGFYAAGEVACVSVHGANRLGTNSLLDIIVFGRRGGKKMAEYIKERDFPPLPKDADEWTKKTVEKILNSNGKERVSRIRKELQDVMMDKVSVFRTGESIKEAIEKIKELKERYNEIRIDDKGKKFNTDLIEAIELGNLLDTAETIAYSALNRTESRGAHYREDYPNRDDQNWLKHTLIYKNGEKEPIIKYKPVVITKIPPMERKY, encoded by the coding sequence ATGATTCATCAATTTGATGCAGTAATAGTAGGTGCAGGAGGCGCTGGGCTTCGCGCAGCTCTTGAAATTCCAGAAGGTTATTCCTGTGCCGTCTTAACAAAAGTTTATCCGACAAGATCACACACGGGGACAGCTCAAGGTGGCGTTTGCGCAGCACTTGGAAATGAAGAAGAAGATTCTTGGGAATATCACTTTTTTGATACCGTAAAAGGAAGCGATTTTTTGGGGGATCAAGATGCGATTGAAATAATGTGTTATGATGCAATTCGTGCGATAATTGAGCTTGAACATATGGGAATGCCATTTTCAAGAAATGAGAAAGGGTTAATAGCACAAAGACCTTTTGGAGGACATACAAAGCCGAAAGATCCAAATAATCCATTTGGTGAAAGGGTTCCTGTTAAAAGGGCGTGTTTCTCAGCAGATAGAACTGGTCATGTGATGCTTCAGACACTTTATGAAAATTGCGTAAAGCGTGGTGTTCAGTTTTTCCCAGAGTTTTTTGTAACTGATCTGATCGTTCAAGATAATATAGTTCGTGGTGTCGTCGCAATTGAAATTCCAACTGGCGAAATTCACATTTTCCACGCAAAGGCGGTGATGTTTGCAACTGGTGGATATGGCAGGGTTTATAGGATAACTTCAAATGCAGTTGTAGGCACTGGTGATGGTTTTGCTATTGCATATCGTAGGGGAATTCCGCTTGAAGATATGGAGTTTGTCCAGTTTCATCCGACGGGATTGTGGCGTCTTGGCATACTTGTTTCCGAAGCTGCGAGAGGTGAAGGTGGGATATTGAGGAATAAAGATGGCGAAAGATTTATGGAAAGATACGCCCCAACGATTAAAGACCTTGCCCCGCGCGATGTGGTCTCAAGAGCAATGTATACGGAAATTCGTGAAGGTAGAGGAATTCAAGGACCAGATGGAACTTACTATCTTTTGCTTGACTTGACACATCTTGGGGCTGAAGTTATAAACAAAAAGATCCCAGAGATAACAGGATTTGCTAGGATTTATCTCGGTGTTGATCCGTTGAGAGAGCCAATCCCAGTTCAGCCAACGACGCACTATGCGATGGGTGGGATACCAACGAATGTTGATGCCGAAGTTGTAATTGACGATAAAGGAACCAAAATTGAAGGATTTTATGCAGCTGGTGAGGTTGCTTGCGTTTCGGTTCATGGTGCAAATCGTCTCGGGACGAATTCGCTTCTTGATATAATTGTCTTTGGGCGTCGTGGTGGAAAGAAGATGGCAGAATATATCAAAGAACGCGATTTCCCTCCACTTCCAAAAGATGCAGATGAATGGACAAAGAAAACAGTTGAAAAGATCTTGAACAGCAACGGAAAGGAGCGCGTTTCAAGGATAAGAAAGGAACTTCAAGATGTGATGATGGATAAGGTCTCCGTCTTTAGAACAGGCGAAAGCATAAAAGAAGCAATTGAGAAAATAAAAGAGTTAAAGGAACGATACAACGAAATTAGAATTGATGACAAGGGTAAAAAATTTAACACTGATTTAATTGAAGCAATTGAACTTGGCAATTTGCTTGATACAGCTGAGACAATCGCTTACAGCGCCTTGAACAGAACCGAAAGCAGAGGTGCACACTACCGCGAAGATTATCCAAATCGCGATGACCAGAACTGGTTAAAGCATACGCTTATTTACAAAAATGGCGAAAAAGAGCCAATTATAAAATACAAGCCCGTCGTAATAACGAAAATTCCACCTATGGAGAGAAAATATTAA
- a CDS encoding asparaginase, whose amino-acid sequence MGVESENEKLMKRILLIHTGGTFGMGFKGGTLAPSSFIQRIVEFVPEIRKIAEIESRIVANIDSSNIGIEHWIKIVDVIVENYESFDGFVITHGTDTMVYTASALSFMLGGLSKPVILTGSQRPLSEIRTDARNNLINAVELATYQIPEVCIFFNNKLFRGNRTKKLNIWGFDAFDSPNYPPLAEVGVGIEINEENFLKRDEKSLVVSKNFSDRVFCIKIFPGLRVDYLMSLLELDVQGFVIEAFGSGNLPNIEERSLIPFVKNAIEMGKVVAISTQAVYGKVDLSLYQCGKDALDVGALSCKDMTTESAIVKLMFLFGKYGNDVEKVIEKFYEPIAGEISED is encoded by the coding sequence ATGGGCGTTGAATCTGAAAATGAGAAACTTATGAAACGAATTCTGCTTATTCACACCGGCGGAACTTTCGGAATGGGATTTAAAGGTGGAACACTTGCCCCAAGCTCTTTTATTCAGAGAATAGTTGAATTTGTCCCCGAGATCAGAAAAATCGCAGAAATTGAGTCAAGGATCGTCGCAAACATTGATTCTTCAAACATCGGTATTGAACATTGGATAAAAATTGTTGATGTGATCGTTGAAAACTATGAATCTTTTGATGGGTTTGTGATAACGCATGGGACTGATACCATGGTTTACACTGCTTCCGCTCTCTCATTTATGCTTGGTGGTCTTTCAAAGCCAGTGATCCTCACTGGTTCACAGCGTCCACTTTCGGAGATAAGAACTGATGCGAGAAATAATCTGATAAACGCCGTTGAGCTTGCGACATATCAGATCCCCGAAGTTTGTATATTTTTTAACAACAAGCTGTTTCGTGGAAATCGGACGAAAAAGCTTAACATTTGGGGATTTGATGCGTTTGACTCTCCGAATTATCCACCACTTGCTGAGGTTGGTGTGGGGATTGAGATCAATGAAGAAAATTTTCTAAAACGGGATGAGAAATCACTCGTCGTTTCAAAAAATTTTTCGGATAGGGTTTTTTGTATTAAAATTTTCCCCGGCTTGAGAGTTGATTATCTTATGTCTCTACTTGAGCTTGATGTTCAAGGTTTTGTGATTGAAGCGTTTGGCTCTGGTAATTTGCCAAATATAGAAGAGCGTTCTTTGATCCCGTTCGTTAAAAATGCAATTGAGATGGGGAAAGTTGTCGCAATTTCAACGCAAGCTGTTTATGGCAAGGTAGATCTTTCACTTTATCAATGTGGTAAAGATGCTCTTGATGTTGGTGCATTAAGCTGTAAGGATATGACAACTGAATCAGCAATTGTTAAGTTGATGTTTCTGTTTGGAAAATATGGAAACGATGTTGAAAAGGTCATTGAGAAGTTTTATGAGCCAATCGCTGGTGAGATAAGCGAAGATTAA
- a CDS encoding YbhB/YbcL family Raf kinase inhibitor-like protein: MRILIYLLLLSLLATQINAQKGGVKRMFTIKATAFKDGETIPKKFTCDGQDYSPELTWENVPAGTKSFALICEDPDAPGGTFIHWVIYDIPANVTKLSENIKKVGVVDDKIKQGLNDFGRIGYGGPCPPRGHKPHRYIFKLYALDVETLGLNAGATADQVQAKAKGHILGEAKIVGFYGR, from the coding sequence ATGCGGATCTTAATTTATTTGCTATTACTTTCGCTTCTTGCAACTCAAATCAACGCTCAAAAAGGAGGGGTTAAAAGAATGTTTACAATTAAAGCAACCGCTTTTAAAGACGGCGAGACAATTCCCAAAAAATTTACCTGCGATGGTCAAGATTATTCTCCTGAATTGACATGGGAAAATGTTCCAGCGGGGACGAAAAGTTTTGCTTTGATCTGTGAAGATCCTGACGCTCCAGGTGGGACATTCATTCATTGGGTTATCTACGACATCCCAGCAAATGTGACGAAACTTTCTGAAAATATTAAAAAAGTTGGAGTTGTAGATGATAAGATTAAACAAGGCCTGAATGATTTTGGAAGGATCGGGTATGGCGGACCTTGCCCACCGAGAGGTCATAAACCGCATCGGTATATCTTTAAACTTTATGCGCTTGATGTTGAGACGCTTGGATTAAATGCAGGAGCAACCGCTGACCAAGTCCAAGCAAAAGCAAAAGGTCATATACTCGGCGAAGCAAAAATCGTTGGTTTTTATGGGCGTTGA
- a CDS encoding glycosyltransferase family 2 protein yields MSAKQGKKAQTNPDISIVIPLYNEAESLPELYAQIKEVVKRNRYKYEIIFVDDGSTDGSLDVLKKLRQNDKNVKIISFRRNYGKSAALAVGFEHAKGDVVITMDADLQDDPHEIPNLLKKLDEGFDLVSGWKKKRYDPITKTIPSRFFNFVVSTLTGIKIHDFNCGLKAYKKTVTQNIKVYGELHRYLPVLAHWAGYRIGEIVVQHHPRKYGKTKFGVSRFIKGFLDLLTVMFTTRYFMRPLHLFGTVGLVIFLLGFGITFYLSLLKIIENISLSNRPLFILGVMLTIVGIQFISIGLLGEMITKAYQHLETYSIKETHLD; encoded by the coding sequence ATGTCGGCAAAACAAGGCAAAAAAGCGCAGACCAACCCCGATATCTCAATCGTGATACCACTTTACAACGAAGCTGAATCACTTCCCGAACTTTACGCTCAAATCAAGGAAGTCGTAAAAAGAAACCGATATAAATATGAGATAATTTTCGTTGACGACGGCTCAACTGATGGCTCACTTGATGTTTTAAAAAAACTGCGCCAAAATGATAAAAATGTGAAAATAATAAGTTTTAGAAGAAACTACGGCAAATCCGCTGCTTTAGCAGTTGGATTTGAACACGCAAAAGGTGATGTCGTTATTACGATGGACGCTGACCTTCAAGATGATCCTCATGAAATTCCCAACCTTTTGAAAAAACTTGATGAAGGCTTTGATCTCGTCTCCGGATGGAAAAAGAAAAGATATGATCCAATAACAAAAACGATCCCATCAAGATTTTTTAACTTCGTGGTCTCAACCTTAACTGGAATTAAAATTCATGACTTCAACTGCGGTTTAAAAGCGTATAAGAAGACAGTGACACAAAACATAAAAGTTTACGGCGAACTTCACAGATATTTACCTGTCCTTGCACATTGGGCAGGATATAGAATTGGAGAAATAGTTGTTCAACATCACCCAAGAAAATACGGCAAAACCAAATTCGGCGTAAGCAGATTTATAAAAGGATTTCTTGACCTTCTAACGGTGATGTTCACGACAAGATATTTTATGCGCCCACTTCATCTTTTTGGAACTGTTGGACTTGTCATCTTCCTTCTCGGTTTCGGCATCACATTTTATCTTTCGCTATTAAAAATAATTGAAAACATCTCCCTCAGCAATAGACCTTTGTTTATTCTCGGCGTTATGCTCACCATCGTTGGGATACAATTTATCTCAATCGGTTTGCTTGGCGAAATGATAACGAAGGCATATCAACATCTTGAAACATATTCAATCAAGGAAACACATCTTGACTAA